Genomic DNA from Oncorhynchus mykiss isolate Arlee chromosome 2, USDA_OmykA_1.1, whole genome shotgun sequence:
GTCAGTGTAGGTTTGTGCTGTACTATGCATGCATGCACTGTAGTGTGTTTGATCTATTTATTTCCCTATTGAGGTGCCCTCTTGGCCAGGTTTCCCTTTTATAAAAGAGGTCTTCTGACCTCAATGGGAATTCCTGGATAAATATACACAACcgttagaaatgtctttgtttttgaaagaaaagctaatttttggggtattaaaataacatcaacttgATCATTAATAAATTgatcattaacaatgtctacagtgtagacattgttaatgactattgtagctggaaacggcagatcattttattttttttatcaaatatctacataggtgtacagaggcccattatcagcaactgtCAATCCTGTGTtgcaatggcacgttgttagctaatccaagtttataattttaaaaggctaattggtcattagaaaacccttttgcaattatgttggcacagctgaaaactgttgtattgattaaagaagcaataaaactgtcgtcctttagactagttgagtatctggagcatcagattTTGCGGGTTCGATtagaggctcaaaatggctagaaacaaataactttcttctgaaacttgtcagtctattcttgttctgagaaatgaaggctagtccatgtgagaaattgccaagaaactgaagttcttgtacaatgctgtgtactactcccttcacagaacagcgcaaactggctctaaccagaatagaaagaggagtgggaggccctggtgcataactgagcaagaggaaaagTACATTAGTACAAAATTAACcatgtctacaatgtatttctgatcaatttgatgttattttaatggacaaaaaaattagcttttctttcaaaaacaaggacatttctaactgaccccaaacttctgaacggtAGAGTAGGTTCAATAAATAAGTataacacatgcacaaacacaccttAAAACACGTATAAACACACCATGCACAATCTCTTGGTTATTATTTGCTCATCcccttctctctggtctctgtttTAATGTCCCGGTCTTCATGCTCTATGTCCAGGTGAACAAGAACAAGAAGTGGCGTGAGCTGTCCACCAACCTGAACGTTGGCACGTCAAGCAGCGCCGCCAGCTCCCTGAAGAAGCAGTACATCCAGTGTCTGTACGCCTTCGAGTGCAAGATTGAACGCGGGGAGGACCCCCCTCCTGAGATCATCACTGACAACAAGAAGGCCAACCAGGCCAAGGTCCAGCCACCCTCCCCAGGTCAGTGCAGATGGTTATCCACACTATGCTGGGTCGTAATTATTAGGCATCAAACGTTAGAAACCCATTGGGACCAAGATCTCTTTCACAAGGGAGCCCTGCATACGTATAATTtacaaaatacaatataaaaacatatttttgtaaATAATCACATTCATCAGCAAAGAGGTCCCCAGTCAACATTTTGAACTGCCtgagaggcaccagaacatccagtTGTAGGGAACTCTGTAGATTTACCTAACTCTGAGGAGACTGAAGAGAtttccagagttagccatccTTGAGACGGTATTTTTGTAAGAGAACTTTATAAATCAAAATAAAGCAATGAATCGACCTACTTGAATTCAGAGGACCAGCTTACTATCTGGTAAAGAATGCAGTGACGTGTACTGAACCTGATGCCATAATAAAAACTAAGTGCACTATGTTAAATGTATCTAACggctttaatgaagtggcagctgcattcatatagatAATGTCGCCACAGTCTAGTATTGGTAGAAATGTCGATTGAATGAcctgtataattaagcaataaggtgtggtatatggccaatataccacggttaaagggctgttcttaggcacgacgcaacgcgTAGCCTTAGTATTTTGGCCATATAGCACAAACCCCCTAGGTGCCTTattgatattataaactggttaccaatgtaattagaccTGTAAATAGTAATtattgtcatacctgtggtatatagTTTGAcataccacggctttcagacaATCAGCATCCAAGGGCTCGAACCACCCGATGAAAGTCAACTCTAACTGAAATGTCCCTCTTTTTTTCCGGTAGCTGGATCAGGTTCTCTCCAGGGCCCTCAGACCCCCCAGTCCACCAGCAGCTCTATGGCCGAGGGCAGCGACCTCAAGCCCCCCACACCTGCCTCCACCCCACACCCCATCCAGATGCCACCCGGGGCCAGGTGGGTCGCAGCGCTTCAATCTCATCCTCTTTGAGTTATCAATTGCATTCAGGAGATTCAATTCTTCAATTGGATGTTTAATTTACTTATTGAATTTCAATGGAATTCACCCCAACTCTGATATACGCTTTGATAAATCCCTATTTACTCACTAAACGTCCCTCTATCTTTTAGGAGCAATGTGGCCCTGCAGGACCCATTTGCTGATGGTAGTGACCCTACTTTCCCCAGAAGGAACTCCATGACCTCTAACTCTGGCTACCAGTCTGGCATGAGCACCCCAGAGATGCCAGGTCGCATGGGTCCAGGGCCCTATGAGGGTCCAGGGCCTAACAAAGACCCCTTTGGTGCCATGCGGAAAGGTGGGTAGAAGAGGCTACAAGAAAGATCCCTAGAAACTGATGGTGCTGGGAAGCTGGGTCCCTTGCTGACGTAGTTTGTATTTCTTTCCAGTTGGGGAGCAGTTCTTGCCTGCCAGTCAGGGTCCTAACAGTGGGATGGCTGAGCAGCAACAGTTTAACCGTGGGCCTCCACCAGGTGCTATGGGGAACATGTCGATGGCTCAGAGACAGCAGTATGGACCAGGCCCTTACGGACAAGGCTACGAGAGGAGGTAAGACCCTACACACGCTTATaggccatagaaatataattactagaaagGACATCCACATGCAAGTCAATGTGTCTACGatgggtggactggcggccatATTGAGTATAATTCTATTGCTATAGACACCATCATGACTGTGTAGCAGTCTGCTCATTTCCTTTTTTTCATGGAAATAATTGTACTAAGTGTGGTCAACCAACATTGTCCTATGTGGTGGTGTTTACCAGGCCAGAGCAGGGGATGGGCCCAGAGGGCAGCATGGGATCTGGTGCACCGCAGCCAAACCTGATGCCCGCTAACGCCGACTCAGGGATGTACTCGCCAAACCGCTACCCATCACAGCAGCAGCCACGGTCAGTTCACCACCCAGTACCCCTCTATCTCAGGTGCGGTCTGGTGCAGACAGACACCATGCACCGACTGTCCCAGCATTTATAGTCCTGCAATATTGTaaaggttgtttttacagtgagGGTTTATTTCACAATGAGGGTTTATTGGTACACTAGCAGTATACTGTAGCAATATTAGACACTCGGCTTATGTGGAATGTCTTGCTGATGTGTTGTGGTTGTTTACAGGAATGATTCCTATGGTAATCAATATCCTGGCCATGGTACTCCCCCTGGTGGTTCCTATCCCAATCAACAGCCAGGAATGTACCCACAGCAACAACAGGTGATGGCTCCAACTCACTGTGTATGCACTGGAAGTGTGACGTCACTGTAAAGTGGTAACCACTAGCCATGTGTTATTACCCCAAAAAGTAGTACTTACTGTATAGATGAGTAATAGCCATAGGGGGAAAGTAATAGTCATCAACATTCATTTGATGCAATGTAATGGCACCGCCTACCTAAACGTCTTTGCTCTGTACAGAACTACAAGCGTCCTGTGGAAGGGGGCTACCCACCAGCGAAGCGACACGAGGGGGAGATGTACAGCGGGCCCTTCAGTGCAGGGCTGCAGCAGCAACAACCCCAGCAGCAGCCAGGGGCGGCCTCTGCACCCCCTGCTGGCCAGCCAGAGATGTACCAACTACAGTACAGCAGCGGCTCCTTCCCCGGCACTGACCGCCGCCTGCCTGGTCCCCAGGGCCAGTTCCCCTTCCCCTTCAACAGAGAGCGCATGCAGGCCACCACTGGGCCCAACGCCCAGCCCTCCATGCCCCCTCAGATGATGCAGCCAAGCCCTGACGGCCCCCAGGGTGGCGCATGGCAGGGCCGCGGGGAGATGAACTATCCTGGCAATTACCCCAACCGGCAGGGTGGCCCCCCAGGGGGCTCGGCCCAGGGACCCGGACACCTTGGCATGAACCGCGGTTCGGAGGAAATTATGTCATCGGAGCAACGCATGAACCACGAGGGCCAATGGGGGCCAGGTCAGATGGGTCCTCGGCAGCCCCCCTACGTTCCTGGAGGGACGGCCCCGCCCATGACCCGCACCCTGCAGTCCAACTACCAATCAGCTCAGGCCATGCAGAACCACATTCCACAGGTGTCCAGTCCCTCCCCCATGCCCCGTGGGGGCCCCATGGAGAGCCGGACTTCGCCCAGTAAATCTCCCTACATGCACAGTGGCGTCAAGATGCAAAAGGCAGGGCCCCCGGTCCCTGCCTCTCACATAGTGCCCCAGTCTGTGCAGTCCCCTCTGATCCGTAGAGATATGCCCTTTCCCCCAGGCTCAGTGGAGGCCACCCACCCTATCCTAAAACCACGCCGACGCCTCACCACGAAAGATATCGGTATGGCTATCACAACCCAGAACTCCACCCATAATCACAATATTATTATACATGCAGTATACAATATTAACTATTTAATGATCCCATTTGGACACTACAATTGTTGCTTCAGCCCTATATGAAAGTGTTTGTATTGTGTGGTCCATCAGTACTGTGAAGGGTATCAGCATGAGTTAAAATACTGTATTTGTTTATCTCCATAGGGACCCCAGAGGCTTGGAGGGTGATGATGTCCCTCAAGTCTGGACTGTTGGCTGAGAGCACGTGGGCCCTCGACACCATCAACATCCTCCTGTATGACGACAACAGCATCTCCACCTTCAACCTCAATTTGGTGAGCTAACAAGACAGCAGTTAGAgatttgggccagtaaccaaaaggtcgctagttcgaatccccgagcaagGTGCTTAAACCTAATTTTGCCAGACCCtagctgtgaccctactctctgacgGTGTCTTTGGGAGAGTCGGATATGCAAAACGCTTAACAAtttacacacttgtacatgtgtgaaataggacaaataagcacccaccaaattattattacACTGGCCACAATGTGGGATAGaggttttataaaaaaaaaaataaaaaaaaaaaccacCTGCATGGTAAACCTATACAATCAGAAGTGTAATATTTTCTTATTTAGGGCttcttttgtttttacatttatcCTTTCACAAATTATACAATTTCACCTATTCCCAAAACCTTTTCCATATTTTCTGTCATACAATGCAAACTTTTGATCTTCTCCTACATTTCCTCCTCCTCAGCTGCCTGGCCTGCTGGAGCTGGTGGTGGAGTACTTCCGGCGCTGCCTCATCGAGATCTTCGGCATCCTGCGCGAGTACGAGGTGGGCGACCCCGGCCAGAGGACTCTACTGGACCCTGACGCCCTGGACAGAGACTGGAGCTGCACGGATGATGGGGAATCAGGGGTGGAggacatagagggagaggaggatgacgacgatgaggaagaagaggtggTGGTGCAACCTTCAAAACAGCCGGCCGGGACGACAATCGAGGGACAGGCTCCGGTGAAGCAAGAGGATGAGCAGGAGTCGTGCTCAGAACGGGACACTCTGAAAGAGAAGGACGCTGAAGATGAGGAGAAGAGCTTCTCTAACGTTGAGCAGCCCAGCTCTTCATCGGACACTCCTGCCCTGGGCCCGGCTACCCCCCAGGAGAGACCCAAACAGGCTAGCAAGTTCGACAAGGTCCCCCTGAAGATGGTACGGAAGAAGGACCCGTTTCCGGCAGGCAGGGCAAGCCAGAGAGGAAAAGTGCAGGTGTTTGACAGTGGGCTGCTCCACTGGAGCGCCGGCGGGGGAGACAGCACAGAACACATCCAGACCCACtttgagaggagggaggaatttCTGGTCCCACGAGAACGAGTGCTGGTCGTCCCAACAGCCAAGAGGAAAAGGCTAGAAACCGAGATGGTGGGAGACAAGGACAATGCTACCCCCACAGAGAAAGATAAGCAGAAAGGTGGGGGAGATCAGAGGCCCTCCCAGCCATCATCTACAGAGAAGGCCTCAACAACAACCAACACCTCAGCCGACGGTAAGGAGGGGAAGTCCGAGCACTCGGACGCTGAGACCGAGGAAACGTCACAGACGGAAGAGCCCCAGAGCCAGCAGGAGAACGACAAACCGAGCGGCCCTCCTCATCAACAAGTCCCCCAGCGTGTGGTGGAGGACGAGCCTCACAGCAAGGACGAGGGCCCACTGCTTACACTGGCCAACTGGCAGGATGCTCTAGCCCGCCGCTGCGTCTGCGTCTCCAACATCGTGCGCAGCCTCTCCTTCGTGCCTGGCAATGACCAGGAGATGTCCAAACACCCTGGCCTCATGCTGCTGCTGGGTCGCCTAGTGCTGCTGCACCACCGCCACCCTGAGAGGAAGCAGGCCCCGCTCACCTACGAGAAGGAGGAGGAGTCTGATGACTGCCTTGGACAGAGGGACGAATGGTGGTGGGACTGCCTGTCGCTGTTGAGGGAGAACTGCCTGGTCACTCTTGCCAACATCTCTGGCCAGCTGGACCTCTCCATCTACCCTGAGAGCATCTGCCTTCCGCTGCTGGACGGCCTCCTCCACTGGGCCGTGTGCCCTTCGGCTGAGGCCCAGGACCCCTTCCCCACGTTGGGGCCCCACAGCGCAATGTCACCCCAGAGACTGGTCCTGGAGACTCTCAGCAAGCTGAGCATCCAAGACAACAATGTGGACCTGGTCCTAGCCACGCCACCGTTGGGTCGGTTAGAGAAGCTGTATGGGACCTTGGTGCGGCTGGTTGGGGAGAGAAAGGTGGCCGTCTGCAGGGAGATGTCGGTGGTGCTGTTGGCCAACCTGGCCCAGGGAGACAGCATGGCAGCGCGCGCCATTGCCGTGCAGAAGGGAAGCGTGGGTAACCTCCTGGGCTTCTTGGAGGACAGCCTGGCGGCCACCCAGCTACAGCAGAGCCAGAGCTCTCTGCTGCACCTGCAGGGGATGCACTTTGAGCCCACCAGTAATGACATGATGCGGCGGGCAGCCCGGGCCCTGCACGCCTTGGCCAAGGTGGAGGAGAACCACTCAGAGTTCACACTCTACGAGTCACGCCTCCTTGACCTCTCAGTGTCACCTCTCATGAACTCGGTGGTGTCTCACGTCATCTGCGATGTACTCTTTCTGATTGGCCAGTCATGACAGCTGTAGGGAGCTTCGGCTCCACCTCCTCTTGGTTTCGTCCCCCCCTCACCCCCTGGTTACAACCTGGCTTGTATGTGTGTAGGGGACAGGGAAAGTTCAAGTGACTGTTTTTAATTTATGCAAACCCTTCAGATTCCATTCTCTGAGCCTTCTCTCGCTGTTCTCACTCAAGGAGAAGGGACGTCACAAAGCTGCAGTGGTGGATTTACAAACCAGAGACTCCACAAACTGACACAACTTGTAACATTAATGCCAACTAGATGACATAGTGCGGGAACCCGGGTTTAGGAGTGTTACACACGTTTGGGGGGGGTGTAtttttaataaagatgaataaATAGCTGAAAAACAAACTGTAACCAAAGTTGCTGTCTTGTTTACAGTAAGTTTGGGCATAATGTGTGCCCTTGCTCTCTCGAGAGCACAGTGAGTGAGTCAGACTCTGGTTCATGTTTGGAGGTAAAGCAGACTGAGGAACAGCTTGATCTGATGGTATAGTGTCTGTAATTGGATGCTTACCAGTCAGCCTACAACTCAGTTGGCTGTTGAGACACCTTCACTGGGAGGCCTGTGCAGTAGATTGTAGGGCATTTTCTGTACCGTACTGCTCTTTATTGTCAGGCATTCTGTAAACAAGTTTCATACAGAAAAACGTTGACAATGCAGCTCTACTAGAGTTTTAAAAGGTAATTTTAGTTTTGACGTTAAAAGCTAAAAGGCTTTCCCCAAAGTACCGAGAACCTACTACAACACCCTTACCTCCTCTCTTTAGCCCTTGATTGTATGAATTGACCCGTGTAAAATAAATCACCTCTTAGGACTGGTTTTCAACTAAAGATGCAGCTTTGCTGTGGTGTATATATATGATGTTGTACATTAcacttcctttctctgtctctgtctgtgtcactATTCACACACTTTTTGTTGATGAGGAAAGGAAGGTGACCCATGAGTTTGGTTCCTGTCATCCAGTCCCTGCTGATAGACCCTCTCTCCTCCGGCCTCTCACTCCACGGCTCCTTAGTACGGCAGACTCGGATCAAATCTGTTCTCCTGGTacaaaaaaaaactctagatgaAGAAACACACATTTGACAATTCTTTTCTCCAGTGATATGGATATTTGTATTTCAGACTGTAGCTAAAAACATGTAAATTCCTCCTATCCCCTTTTTTTTGGTTCAATGAATATCATTTATTCAGTATGAAATCTTTATACTATATGTTCCACGTGGTAAGAATAAATGTACATTAAATCTTCGTAAGATGTTTGGTTTTGTTCCACTGCACTTGCAGTGTCTTTCTCAGATGTACCATTTTTCTACAATCCCTGGCTCTATGAACGTACTGGgtgtacatgtattttttttattccaGCCCAGTACTATAACACTTGGTTCAACTAattgataagctgaatcaggttattATGTTAGTACTGGGCTGGGATAAAATCCTGCACACTTGTGTGCAATCCCCCTTTCTCAGCTTCCTTGGTTATGACTAGTTTCTAGGATTTGAATCAAGACAAACTAGTCCATTGTTGATCAATTATAAATCTATACTTTATATGGTATCATAATTAGTTGATTTATGAAAGGTCATAAGTTATTGTAGAATTTCATTATGCAGTAATGATAACTGAACATCATTCAAAGCTAATATTATTCCCCTCTGTTTAACAGCTTGAGACGATCACTTTTTCACTccaacttttattttgaaatcgAGAATTCCCCCGGAAGTAACATTTTGCGGACCAACTGGTTCCGACAATAGATTGGGAAGGTTTCTGACCTTATGGTCTATGGTTCTGACCTGGCTTCTCTAATCAAAAAGGTAAATATGTGTaacgttaaaaaaataaataagcgAAAAATAGCCCTGTGTAAATGAATGTCAACGTTTTGTCATTTGCCACCGTTTATTTTGAGTATTTGTAGAGTTTAAATTGTGTTGCCTTCATTCCATCCACACCAAGCTAGCTCGCGCTAGATAGTTATGGGTAAGGCTGTTCATAGTAATGACAGATGGACGTGAAAGACGGTTCTGCAATTCCCCGCAACCACAAGAGGCTTGTCACTACTAATACAGGTCagtaataattatttatttacaataGTTGCTGGTTATCTACAGCATGGCATCCACAGACTGAAAGACTTGGATGTTAGTCAATTAGAAAAGTATCATTGGTATGTGCTTATCTCATGTTTGCTATGCCTCCCTTTCAGGCTCTCCTAAATGCTGCAATCCCAGATCACGAAGCTGATGCATTCACTCCATGCGCAGAGGAGGAGCCTCTGCTTCTGGACCCTGCAGTGCAATGGTTTCTAGGGGGCCTTTCCCACTGGGATGCAGAGCATTTCCTCTTCATTGCTGAGAGGGGCTACCTGTGTGAGCACAACTATGCCTCCTTCCCCCTGTTCCCTGTAATACTGTGGGGGCTGCCCCTCAGTGGCTGTCTTACACTGCGTGGACGCCTGCTACTGGCTGTTGCCTTGGGTAACAGCGCCCTCTTCCTGCTGAGTGTGATAGCACTCTATGGACTCGGCCGTGTGGTACTGCAGGACTGCCGTCTTGCTCTAGTCTCCAGTTTGCTCTACTGTCTCACCCCTGCCAATGTCTTCATGATGGATGGTTACTAAGAGAGCCTGTTTGCTGCACTGACCTTTGGGGGGCCTCTTTCTCCTAGAGAGGATACACCCTCCGAGCCTGCCTGGCTCTGAGTATAGCCACTGCTGCACGAGCCAATGGACTTGTGAATGTAGGATTCTTGCTGTATCTGCCCCTGCAACAGGTGCTCTACAAGTACTGGGGACTGCGTAAGGACAATAAGGATACAACAAATGCCTACACTACACCTGGATCATCGCTCGTCTCCTGTTCACGGCTGCATTGGGCACAGCAGTTATTGCCCTCCCCTTCTTGGTCTTCCAGTAGTATGGGTACAGGGCGTTCTGTACACCCTCCCTCTCCTTGGAGCAGATTTCCCCTGCCCTCATCCAGCTTGCTGAGGATAAAGGCTACAGGGTCCCTGGCGAAAACGCACCCCCACCCCTCTGGTGCCTGCGACCCCTCCCCCTGCTCTACTCTCATATCCAGGATGTGTATTGGGATGTGGGCTTCCTGCTCTACTTCCAGCTTAAGGAGATACCCAACTTCCTGCTGGCGCTGCCCATGGCAACTCTGGACATGGTGGCAGCCTACATGTACTATAGGGATAACCCAGCCAGGTGTCTGAGACTGGGGCTGTGGGACAGAGGGGCAAACAAACGGCCAGACAAACCCACACCTGGATTTTACAGCCCCAGGGTGTTTTTATATGTGGTGCATGCTACAATGATCCTGGGATTTGGAACATTCTGCATGCATGTGCAGGTAAGGAACGAATCAGTGGAAAATATTTATGTAAGGGGATTTTAACAGGTTACACAAGAATGTCTTCTTGTACTTATCCCAATACCCCATTGTTCATTTACTGTCCTGCTGGAAGACATGCTCTATCCCCACGTGTTGGATTCTAGGGTACTTCATCTCCTATTGGCTTATGGGCCTGTAACTTCTTACAGTGGACTTGACCTGACACTTTCTATTGAAGACCTGATGTGTGCCCAAAATACTATTTGAGGGCAATAATAATAGCTCTGAAGCGTGTCCATATTTTCTGCCCGCTTCATAAATAGACAGTGCCATTTTAGATAGCAATTGGCTACTCACCTCTGTTAGTGTTAGGCAATAAGGTTCAAGCGTTTTATTTGCACTCCATCTCACTTTCAGAAAATTGCCTATTTTAATATTACCCCCCCCCGGATTTGCAATCCAGCATTGATGCACTAATTATTCCATTCACTTGAAAGTTCCATTCTATCAAATTGTATCTGGAAAAAGTACAGGGTGCAGTTTGTGCTTTTGAGTGCAGATGTTAATGACATTTTTTGTTTACTAAAGAGATATTGTGTAATAAAGCATCACAAATAATTTGCGTTTTTTGTTGATAGATTCTGCTTGCAGCATTTCAGCCATTGATTTCAGTACCAGAGACAGCAAGCCTTTCTAGTTGAAACGCCTAGAAAGTGAAAATCAAAAGTAAATGAAGCTAGCTAGCGAGCTTACTGAATTTAATACAGACCACGCATGTCTAGCTACTGTAGTTGACCTTCTGATAAAACTTGCATCATTACTCTAGAACATTACTAGCAAATGACATTGAAACTTGAAAAGGGGAGCAGTGCACATAACTATGGATAGTCTAAAAACAAACGGTCTAAACTCAAAGGAGAGTGTGCAAGGTTTATTTTAGAATGTATTGTTTTGAATTATAATGACCCAACTGAAGCCGGGCGGGTGGGTTGTCCGCTTTGACACATCGCTCAATTAGAACGTGTCTCTATTAtcacacaaaataaaaatgtcattCACTTTTTTTCGAGCTCATTTGAATTGGAAGTGGTAGCTGTCTGGTGAGTACGCAGGCCGTGCATTATCtttctgaaacatgaggtgatggcagatgaatggcacaataatgggcctctgcattcaaattgccatgaATAAAACGTTGTCAAAACTGCccatccccagcacaaggtgcacctgtgcaatgatcgTGCTGTTTTTTTCCAGATTGGCGGCTACCACCTTCCGAGGCTACGGTGAACATTTCATCCCATGTAGGAGCTGCACCTATTTTGCACAGTCCCGGGATAAAATTGACTGGCCAAATTTCCAATGTGGAAACTCAGCTTATTGAGGAATATGTCTGAGCTGCTGACCAACCATTTCGCCCACCTGCTTCCAGAGATTCCTGCTCCATCATCTACCCTGTCTCCTGAGGGTCCAGCTCAGGGGGTTTC
This window encodes:
- the LOC110490199 gene encoding AT-rich interactive domain-containing protein 1A isoform X1; this translates as MAAQVASAATLNTSPPSELKKPDRDPNEDSILGEKQQENKHSGLERGSPGRGDLQDGADVGNAGGGGEPEMKNGNGNPSRTINNQNDSIGSEGNNHPGMVHHHGSGFPPPSYGYSQHYGRAPFHQHGGQQSPGMAAAAGPAVQSSNMMDPYQPNSHDHGFSNHQFNNYNPFPNRTPYSGQGYGMNPSRNTQAPAAGGQPANVKQQPAGGPTAMAASYNNQRYNMGNPQPTSTPTLNQLLTSPSSTRVYPNYPSSEYSNQEGASKGPTDTGSSGQYGGGNPGWQQRTHHPPPMSPGSTGQPLGRSQPPGAMDPIAKMRGQPYVGGSPYSQQPGQGPPPGAQQGHAYPGQGYGPLSSQRYPVAIQGRTPGAMGGMHYGQQMQSYGQQGPGGYGPPGQGPYYSQQGQASHPGQQQGPYPQASPGQQGGQTPYPQQPHPSQTSSSHAQGGPPYPQPHMPPQSQGPQPGPSQGPPQSLTPYSQGPVPAQTQSGQPPYPQQQGPPSQPPQQASSQVPAGSQPQLSYPPTQGPQQLSTQQQQPQTPAQPPQQPPGHSQHPQVQPASYSQNPPQQQQQQSQQSPYQRFPPPPQQEISQDSFSSQSSAPPSNQPKSGSEDVSVQGRPSSLPVSPHPTCAKDLSGSIDDLPTGTDGALSPGVSTSGVSSSQGEQSNLAQSPFSPHTSPHLPGIRGPSPSPAGSPASATTSRTGPLSPATMPGTQMPPRPSSVQSDGSLHPAMSQSPMAQDRGFMQRNPQMPPYGSPQSASPLSPRQSSGGQMHPGMGPYQQQNNSMGGYGPQGGQYGPQGYPRQPGYNNMPNANYPGMGNPMNPGNPMSGQGGLPFAGIPPGRMPPGQVGVRPYGPNMGPNMPPNMGNMPPQVGSGMCPPPGLNRKAQEAAAVVMQHAATNSIHSRMPGYPNLPPGMMGPGAPYGPPMNNMPGMMNAQGGSPFPMGPNMANNSSGLAPSPEFGMDGKMNQGQKMNNKVDGTPKAEPTKSKKSSSSTTTNEKITRLYELGPELERKMWVDRYLGFIEEKAMGMTNLPAVGRKPLDLFRLYVSVKEIGGFAQVSVNKNKKWRELSTNLNVGTSSSAASSLKKQYIQCLYAFECKIERGEDPPPEIITDNKKANQAKVQPPSPAGSGSLQGPQTPQSTSSSMAEGSDLKPPTPASTPHPIQMPPGARSNVALQDPFADGSDPTFPRRNSMTSNSGYQSGMSTPEMPGRMGPGPYEGPGPNKDPFGAMRKVGEQFLPASQGPNSGMAEQQQFNRGPPPGAMGNMSMAQRQQYGPGPYGQGYERRPEQGMGPEGSMGSGAPQPNLMPANADSGMYSPNRYPSQQQPRNDSYGNQYPGHGTPPGGSYPNQQPGMYPQQQQNYKRPVEGGYPPAKRHEGEMYSGPFSAGLQQQQPQQQPGAASAPPAGQPEMYQLQYSSGSFPGTDRRLPGPQGQFPFPFNRERMQATTGPNAQPSMPPQMMQPSPDGPQGGAWQGRGEMNYPGNYPNRQGGPPGGSAQGPGHLGMNRGSEEIMSSEQRMNHEGQWGPGQMGPRQPPYVPGGTAPPMTRTLQSNYQSAQAMQNHIPQVSSPSPMPRGGPMESRTSPSKSPYMHSGVKMQKAGPPVPASHIVPQSVQSPLIRRDMPFPPGSVEATHPILKPRRRLTTKDIGTPEAWRVMMSLKSGLLAESTWALDTINILLYDDNSISTFNLNLLPGLLELVVEYFRRCLIEIFGILREYEVGDPGQRTLLDPDALDRDWSCTDDGESGVEDIEGEEDDDDEEEEVVVQPSKQPAGTTIEGQAPVKQEDEQESCSERDTLKEKDAEDEEKSFSNVEQPSSSSDTPALGPATPQERPKQASKFDKVPLKMVRKKDPFPAGRASQRGKVQVFDSGLLHWSAGGGDSTEHIQTHFERREEFLVPRERVLVVPTAKRKRLETEMVGDKDNATPTEKDKQKGGGDQRPSQPSSTEKASTTTNTSADGKEGKSEHSDAETEETSQTEEPQSQQENDKPSGPPHQQVPQRVVEDEPHSKDEGPLLTLANWQDALARRCVCVSNIVRSLSFVPGNDQEMSKHPGLMLLLGRLVLLHHRHPERKQAPLTYEKEEESDDCLGQRDEWWWDCLSLLRENCLVTLANISGQLDLSIYPESICLPLLDGLLHWAVCPSAEAQDPFPTLGPHSAMSPQRLVLETLSKLSIQDNNVDLVLATPPLGRLEKLYGTLVRLVGERKVAVCREMSVVLLANLAQGDSMAARAIAVQKGSVGNLLGFLEDSLAATQLQQSQSSLLHLQGMHFEPTSNDMMRRAARALHALAKVEENHSEFTLYESRLLDLSVSPLMNSVVSHVICDVLFLIGQS